Proteins co-encoded in one Erinaceus europaeus chromosome 2, mEriEur2.1, whole genome shotgun sequence genomic window:
- the CIBAR2 gene encoding CBY1-interacting BAR domain-containing protein 2 gives MATRQQRPLESQKHSCVCPAASSGSVGPLGLSPYFLRIGQLHLLTMNIVLDRDSQARVMENTVANAEKYFGQFCSMLASYTRKTARLRDRADQLVRQLLDFANTENPEMRATMKNFAEDLAKVQDYRQAQVERLEMKVITPLKLYGAHIKQTRAEIKKFKHAQNHEIKQLEKLEKLRQKSPSDRQMISQAETSVQRASVDASRTTRQLEETVDAFQKQKLKDLQRIFSDFVTIELVFHAKAVEVYSSAFQTLESYDLDRDLEDFRAKTRGLYGHHTTAHPPLETAPPTAGLASAAPWFFVSQSAQGTVQSQKKEEVTSEDSSAEEDPVEEIRRPGPKQSQRKDSASDDSSTVEDPMEELRGQGRGARH, from the exons ATGGCAACCAGACAGCAGCGTCCCCTGGAGTCCCAAAAGCACAGCTGTGTCTGCCCTGCAGCTTCTTCTGGGTCTGTGGGACCCCTGGGGCTCAGCCCTTATTTCTTAAGAATAGGACAGCTGCACCTGCTCACAATGAACATTGTTCTCGACAG AGACAGCCAGGCAAGGGTGATGGAGAACACGGTGGCCAATGCCGAGAAGTACTTCGGCCAGTTCTGCTCCATGCTGGCCTCCTACACCCGCAAGACAGCGAGGCTGCGGGACCGGGCAGACCAGCTGGTCAGGCAGCTGCTGGACTTTGCCAACACTGAAAACCCCGAGATGCGGGCCACCATGAAGAACTTTGCAGAGGACCTGGCCAAGGTGCAGGACTACCGGCAGGCCCAG GTGGAGAGGCTAGAGATGAAGGTCATCACCCCCCTGAAACTCTATGGAGCGCACATCAAGCAGACACGG GCAGAGATCAAGAAATTCAAACATGCCCAGAATCATGAGATCAAACAACTGGAGAagctggagaaactgaggcaaaaATCACCCTCTGACAGGCAAATGATT TCCCAG GCGGAGACCAGTGTGCAGAGGGCCTCCGTGGACGCCAGCCGCACCACTCGCCAGCTGGAGGAGACCGTGGATGCCTTCCAGAAGCAGAAGCTGaaggacctgcag AGAATCTTCTCAGACTTCGTCACCATTGAGCTGGTGTTCCATGCCAAAGCAGTGGAGGTGTATTCCAGTGCCTTCCAGACGCTGGAGAGCTATGACCTGGACAGAGACCTGGAG GATTTTAGAGCCAAGACTCGGGGCCTTTATGGACATCACACCACTGCCCATCCACCCTTGGAGACCGCTCCACCCACAGCCGGCTTGGCCTCAGCTGCCCCCTGGTTTTTTGTCAGCCAG AGTGCCCAGGGAACTGTGCAGAGCCAGAAGAAAGAAGAGGTGACGAGTGAGGACAGCTCTGCTGAAGAGGACCCAGTGGAGGAGATAAGGAGGCCGGGACCCAAACAGAGCCAGAGGAAAGACTCAGCAAGTGACGACAGCTCCACTGTGGAGGACCCCATGGAGGAGCTAAGGGGACAGGGGCGGGGAGCCCGTCACTAG